Proteins encoded in a region of the Candidatus Cloacimonadota bacterium genome:
- a CDS encoding acetyl-CoA C-acetyltransferase: MKKAVVVSAKRSAVGNFGGVFKDVSAVELGVHTLKAILAETKLQPEMIDEVIVGNVCGAGLGQNVARQISIHAGIPDYVPAYTVNKVCGSGMKAISLAALMISAGEAEIVIAGGAENMSQIPYILKDARWGARMGDKSMVDMMIRDGLSDIFNDYHMGMTAENLAEKWGLTREEQDEFSTISQNRTEAAQKNGRFNDEIVPIAIPQRKGDPIIIDKDEMPRAGVTKESLAKLRPAFKKDGTVTAASSSGINDGAALVLIMSEDKAKELGFTPMAYFVDSASAGVDPAIMGYGPVPAIKKVLQKTGWSLGDIELVELNEAFAAQSLSVIKGLEKEGVGKVNTDIVNVNGGAIAIGHPIGCSGARIIVTLLHEMKKRQNKKGLASLCIGGGMGIASLWEMK; encoded by the coding sequence ATGAAAAAAGCCGTGGTAGTTAGCGCAAAACGCAGCGCTGTCGGAAATTTCGGTGGAGTGTTCAAGGATGTCTCCGCAGTAGAGTTGGGAGTTCACACTCTGAAAGCGATTTTAGCAGAAACCAAGCTACAACCCGAGATGATCGATGAAGTGATCGTAGGAAACGTCTGTGGTGCGGGTCTTGGTCAAAACGTTGCCAGACAGATCAGCATCCATGCAGGAATCCCGGATTATGTACCCGCTTATACTGTAAACAAAGTATGTGGCAGCGGAATGAAGGCAATCAGCCTGGCAGCATTGATGATCAGCGCTGGTGAAGCGGAGATTGTAATTGCCGGTGGCGCGGAAAACATGAGCCAGATTCCATACATCCTCAAGGATGCCCGTTGGGGTGCCCGCATGGGTGATAAGAGCATGGTGGACATGATGATCCGTGACGGTCTTTCCGATATTTTCAACGATTATCACATGGGCATGACTGCCGAGAATTTGGCAGAAAAATGGGGTTTGACCCGGGAAGAGCAGGACGAGTTTTCGACTATTTCCCAGAACAGAACTGAAGCCGCTCAGAAGAACGGCAGATTCAACGATGAGATTGTGCCCATCGCTATCCCTCAACGTAAAGGCGATCCCATCATCATCGACAAAGACGAAATGCCCCGTGCCGGAGTAACCAAAGAAAGCCTGGCAAAACTGCGCCCCGCCTTCAAGAAAGATGGTACCGTTACCGCAGCCAGCAGCAGCGGCATCAACGACGGCGCAGCTTTGGTCTTGATCATGAGTGAAGATAAAGCCAAGGAACTGGGCTTTACCCCCATGGCTTATTTCGTGGATAGCGCTTCTGCCGGAGTGGATCCCGCAATAATGGGATATGGACCTGTTCCCGCCATCAAGAAAGTGCTGCAGAAAACCGGCTGGTCTTTGGGAGACATCGAACTGGTAGAATTGAACGAAGCTTTTGCCGCACAATCCCTTTCCGTGATCAAAGGCCTGGAAAAAGAAGGTGTGGGCAAGGTCAATACCGATATTGTAAACGTGAATGGCGGTGCCATAGCCATCGGTCATCCAATTGGCTGCAGCGGTGCCCGCATCATTGTAACCTTACTGCACGAAATGAAGAAAAGACAGAACAAGAAAGGTCTCGCATCGCTTTGCATAGGCGGCGGGATGGGCATTGCAAGCCTGTGGGAGATGAAATAA